In Hemitrygon akajei unplaced genomic scaffold, sHemAka1.3 Scf000153, whole genome shotgun sequence, the genomic stretch gtagtcataggggattccatagtcaggggaacagacaggagattctgtcagcctggtagagatacccgcatggtgtgttatctcccaggtgccagggtatgagatgtctcggatcgggtacagaatattctgaagggagagggcgaacagccagctgtcttggtacatgttggtaccaatgacatagagaggaaaagggaggaggtcctgaagagagatttccgggagttaggaatgaagctgagaagcaggacctccagggtagtattctcaggattgctacctgtgttaCGTGcgagcgagggcaagaatagtaggatcaggctgatgaatgcgtggctgaaagactggtgcagggggcagggcttcagattctaggatcattgggatctcttgaGGGGttagtattacctgttcaaaaaggacgggttacacctgaaccatagcgggaatgtttaatagagctgttagggagggtttaaactaatttggcagggggatgggaaaccggaatgatagagcggaggagggggaaaacggaaataaatctaagatagtgagcagtgaaGATGTCAGgatggacaggcaggtgatggggcaaatttgcagcctcTGGGATGAATTGCAGTGCAATGaaaacaaaaagtaccaaatactggacttaaggtgttatacttgaatacacacagcataaggaataaggtggatgatcttgtcatacagctgcagattggcaggtataattttgtggccatcactgagacgtggctaaaggatgcatgtccttgagagctgaatgtccaaggatacacggtgtatcggaaggataggcaggtaggcagagggggtggcgtggctttattggcaaGAAATGATGTTAAATCATCAGAAAGAGATGGGATAGGATCggaagaatctttatgggttgagcgaAGAAATCGCAgcggtaaaaggaccctgatggcaattatatacaggcctcctaacagctgcagtgaggtggactacaaattacaacaggaaatagaaaaggcttgccagaagggcagtgttatgataattgtgggggattttaacatgcgagtggattgggaaaatcaggtcgacactggatctcaagacagagaatttgtagattgtctacaagatggcttttcacaacagcttgttgttgagcccactaggggatcagaggtactggtttggatattgtgtaatgaaccagaggtgattagagagattgaggtgaaggaaccgttaggaggcagtgatcgtaacatgattgagttcactgtgaaatctgagaaagagaagccgaaatccaacgtgtcagtatttcagtggagtaaaggaaattacactggcacgagagaggaactggccaaatttgactggaaagggacactagcgggaggacagcagagcagcagtggctggagtttatgcgagaagtgaggaatgtgcaagacagatatattccaaaaaagaagaaattttcgaatggataaaggatgcgaccgtggctgacaagagaagtgaaagccaaagtaaaagcaaaggagagggcattcaaggaaacaaaaattagtgggaggacagaggattgggaagtttttaaaagcttacaaaaggaaactaagaaggccattaagagggaaaagatgaactataaaaggaagctggcaaataacatcaaagaagatactaaaagcattttcaagtatataaagaatgaaagacgggtgagagtggagaaaggaccaatagaaaatgatgctggataaATTGtcatgggagataaggagatggctgaggaactgatggAGTATTTTCATCAGTCCtgactgaggaagatatcagcagtataccggacactcaagggtgtcagggaagagaagtgtgcgcagtcacaattacgacagagaaagtactcaggaagctgaatagtctaagggtagataaatctcctggaccaggtggaatgcacccttgtgttttgaaggaagtagctgtggagatcgcggaggcattagcaatgatctttcaaaagtcaatagaccctggcatggttccggaggagtggaagattgcaaatgccactctggtatttaagaaaggggcaaggaagcaaaaagtgaattatagacctgttagcttgagaaatggttgggaagtttctggagtcaattgataagaatgaggttacggagtacctggaggcatatgacaagataggccaaagtcagcatggtttccttaaaggaaaatcctgcctgacaaacccattgaaattttttgcggtaattacaagtaggctagacaagggagatgcagtggatgttgtgtatttggattttcagaaggcctttgacaaggtgccgcacatgaggctgctaaacaagataagagcccatggaattacgggaaagttacatacgttgatagagcgttggctgataggcaggaaacagagagtgggaataaaggatcccattctggttgtctgccagttaccagtggtgttccacaggggtccgtgttggggccgcttctttttacgttgcatatcaacgatttggattatagaatagatagctttgtggctaagtttgctgatgatacaaaaataggtggaggggccggtagtgctgaggaaacagagagtctgcagagagacttggatagattggaagaatggtcaaagaagtggcaaatgaaatacaatgttgaaaagtatatggtcatgcactttggtagaagaaataaatgggcagactattatttaaatggagagggAATTCAAAggtctgagatgcaatgggacttgggagtgctcgtgcaggatacgcttaaggttaacctccaggttgagtcggtggtgcagaaggtgaatgcaatgttggcattcatttctagaggaatggaGTATAGGAGCACGGATGTGATGTTCAGGCTCTATAAGGTAAGacttcacttggaatactgtgtgcagttttgggctccttatttaagaaaggatgttctgacaatggagagggttcagagaagattgactagaattattccgggaatgagagggttaagatATGTGGAACATTTaatcgctcttggactgtactccgtggagtttagaagaatgagagggaacctcacagaaacatttcgaatgataaaaggcatggacagagtggatgtggcaaagttgtttcccatggtgggggagtctagtacgagagagcatgacataaggattgaagggcgaccattcagaacggagatgcgaagacatttttttagccagagggtggtgaatctgtgaattttttGAGGCAGTGGAgaccagatcattgggtgtatttaaggcagagattgataggtatgtgagtagccagggcatcaaaggtcatggtgaaaaggtggaggagtggcactaaatgggagaatggatcaactcatgataaaatggcggagcagattcgaagggccgaatgtccggcttctgctgctttgtcttatggtcttatttaaatGCACCAGTATACATACTAAGGATCTTATAGCACAGGTAGAattaggcaggtacgactttggtcgaaggatTAAAGGCATTGACAATTCATAGACAAAAAgggcaaaattcaaaaatcagaggtgcaaagggacatgggtgtccttgtgcaggattccctgaatgttaacttgcagtctgtgtcagtggtaagattggccaactcaatgtttgctttcatttcgagaggattagagtacaagagcaaggatgtaatgttgaggtttcataaggcattggtcagaccacacttggagtattgtgagcagttttgggtcccttctatcggaaaacaagtactggcattggagggggtgcagaagattcacaagaatgattccgggaatgaaagagttaacatatgaggagtgtttgatggttctgggcctatatgcacaggagtttagaagaaaagctgatttattatccccctcacccctattctcctgcctcctccccgtacCTTTTGAGAAtctgactgatcaagaagtttacttattaacttctgctttaaaaatcaaccatgagaaaatctgcaaatgctggtaatccaagctacacaggtcctgatgaagggtctctctgacacctgtcgggagagagttgatgttgggaggatgtagGTGGGTTGAGAATGGTAAGCACAGCCTCCCActacagggatgtccatttaggagagatgaggaggaattcctttatccacaggatagtgaatctgccacaggcagctgtggaggccaaataattgagtatatttaaagcagagtaacacacacaaattgttgggggaacagcaggccgggaagtttctatggaaaagagtaaacagtccacggttcagactgaaacacttcatcaagacctgtgttgcttaagggttcctgcaaattcatccccagtcctaatgaggggctgcgggggatggggttgtgggaaagggacaaagtcatcctcatctgtcATCTTTGCcacctccagcttctcattacgtctacacacacagttcacccacaggctttccacccctcccccacctggttcaatctgccattcatctctcccctgttttctgtgctgtactgctctatgttctctgttccgtgtttcgaagaatgagaggagagttcatggaaacacaaaattctttcaggggtcaataggcaggagtgagggaggatgtttcccctgtctgaggagtcaagcaccaggggtctctctgctctccgtccagcatAAAACCCCTGGGGGGACATTAGCTGTCCATCCGCTTTTGTCGGTCAAACCACGGGAAAGGTTCGTGTCGTCCACCCGACCGCGTATGAGGGCCAGGGGCatttccccgatccccggggccgcgctgtccgagtccccccgatccccggggccgcgctgcccgagtctcctcctatccccggggccccgctgcccgagtccccccgatccccggggccgcgatgtccgagtctccccccgatccccggggccgcgctgtccgagttttcccccgatccccggggccgcgctgtccgagtccacccgattcccggggccgcgctgtccgagtcacccccgatccccggggccgcgctaccCAAGTCTCCCCTCGATCCCCGGGACCGGGCTACCCGAGTCTCccctcgatccccggggccgcgctgccggagtccacccgatccccggggccgcggtgTCCGAGttttcccccgatccccggggccgcgctgtccgagttttcccccgatccccggggccgcgctgcccgagtctccccccgatccccggggccgcgctgcccgagtctccccccgatccccggggccgcgctacccgagtttccccccgatccccgggatcGGGCTACCCGAGTTTTCCCCTcgatccccggggacgcgctacccgagtctcccctcgatccccggggccgcgctgcccgagtctccccctatCCCCGGGGCCACGCTGTCCGagtccccccgatccccggggccgcgatGTCCGAGTcccaccgatccccggggccgcgctgtccgagtctcccccccgatccccgggaccacgctgcccgagtctccccccgatccccggggccgcgctgcccgaatctccctccgatccccggggccacgctgcccgagtctccccccgatccccgggaccgcgctgcccgagtctcccccccccccccccgatccccgggaccgcgctgcccgagtctcccccgattcccggggccgcgctgcacgatccccggggactctctaattttcagcttctccccccagtctctgtcaccctggatgtggaaacggcgaatccgtggctcgaggtgtctgaggatcggaagagtgtgagaccgACCAGGacctggaggaatctccctgacaccgggaagagattcacagaccagccttgtgtgctgggatcggagggattcacatcggggagacatgactgggaggtggaggtgacgggaaATCGGGGCTGgtatctgggagtcgccgcagagtctgtgaagaggaagggaggggtcagtttgagtccggagaccggattctgggtcatcgggtgGGATGGTGAGGTGTTACATCGGGGTTGTGACGTGTACGGTGATCCCACCTCCCCCGAGTCcggtctccctgccggtcccatccccgggagggtgggagtttatctcagttacgagtccgggacagtttcattttacaacgccgagaccaagtcccatctccacaccttcactgggaataaattcacggggaaactttatcctttcttcgcgacctgggatGAAAACcaatggctgagaatctgctcaagttctgctccgggtctgtaaacgggtcgggtcccgggaccggcgtcaggagtaaagtccctgtaaatataaatgtgcggagagtgcagctaaatacgtggccaaggagat encodes the following:
- the LOC140724025 gene encoding E3 ubiquitin-protein ligase TRIM39-like, coding for MPLTDNLPTTGKLRLNCYSGPSLSSNRRTMTEPKTSWGLYKASGTMFRGQWTGHCGSTPPGGSVVNKGAAIAAETLRVRVLCTEDLPFRQDTTRINDDIQELSVTDETLPVEKFDHLYWLKTVLRETLDAINRVSVTLDVETANPWLEVSEDRKSVRPTRTWRNLPDTGKRFTDQPCVLGSEGFTSGRHDWEVEVTGNRGWYLGVAAESVKRKGGVSLSPETGFWVIGWDGEVLHRGCDVYGDPTSPESGLPAGPIPGRVGVYLSYESGTVSFYNAETKSHLHTFTGNKFTGKLYPFFATWDENQWLRICSSSAPGL